The proteins below come from a single Bacillus horti genomic window:
- a CDS encoding complex I subunit 4 family protein: MNLMDYLLTILVFSPLLGVLALCFVNKQKAGVIKSIGIIASLIPLLLSLVLFVAFDFNAEGYQFEHSFTWIEFSVQSGTEQYLQIPYELGVDGLAVSLILLTAVIGLLAALASIYIKKRWKEYFILFFLLQVGMFGVFMSMNLFLFFIFFELTIIPTYFLIGIWGFLKKEKAANTFLIYNGIGSAIMLIAFVALFMTTGTMNIQALTMLVNDIPLLSEGFKLGVFVALLIAFGIKLPIFPLHTWMLKVHVQAPPAIVMIHSGVLLKLGGYGLMRIGVGVFPEQVTAAAFFLAILGVINILYGAVLAFVQKDLKMVLAYSSISHMGIVLLGIAALNYSGLQGAVFQMISHGLISALLFFIIGIIYERTKTTMIPELGGLAKSMPFISGILLAAAMANLGLPGMSGFVSEFLAFLGLFETMPIVAAVGVLGIILTAVYLLRAVLNTTFGPTKEGLGALPDAKGFEVIPMVVLLGLIILIGVYPSILSETLDVSVQTILSRIGG; the protein is encoded by the coding sequence ATGAATCTTATGGATTATCTTTTAACGATATTAGTATTCTCCCCGCTATTAGGTGTTTTGGCTTTGTGCTTTGTCAATAAGCAGAAGGCTGGTGTCATTAAAAGTATTGGAATTATCGCTTCCCTCATTCCGTTGCTATTGTCTTTAGTGCTTTTTGTAGCGTTTGACTTTAATGCGGAAGGGTATCAATTTGAGCACTCCTTTACATGGATTGAGTTTAGTGTTCAATCGGGGACAGAGCAATACCTGCAAATTCCTTATGAGCTTGGAGTGGATGGCTTAGCGGTATCTTTAATATTGCTTACCGCGGTTATCGGTCTGCTTGCAGCTTTAGCCTCTATCTACATTAAAAAGCGCTGGAAGGAATACTTCATCTTATTCTTCCTACTTCAGGTGGGAATGTTCGGTGTGTTCATGTCTATGAACCTATTCCTGTTCTTTATTTTCTTCGAGCTAACGATTATTCCGACGTACTTCTTAATCGGAATATGGGGCTTTTTAAAGAAGGAAAAGGCAGCCAACACCTTCTTAATCTATAACGGAATCGGTTCAGCCATTATGTTAATTGCTTTTGTTGCCTTGTTTATGACGACAGGCACGATGAATATTCAAGCATTAACAATGCTTGTCAATGATATTCCATTACTTTCAGAAGGCTTTAAGCTAGGTGTGTTTGTAGCATTACTTATTGCGTTCGGGATCAAGCTTCCGATTTTCCCACTACACACTTGGATGCTTAAGGTACACGTTCAAGCACCACCAGCTATTGTTATGATTCACTCTGGGGTTCTCTTAAAGCTTGGGGGCTACGGATTAATGCGTATCGGGGTAGGTGTATTTCCTGAGCAGGTAACGGCAGCTGCGTTCTTTTTAGCGATATTAGGCGTCATTAACATCTTGTATGGTGCGGTGCTTGCTTTCGTACAAAAGGATCTTAAAATGGTTCTTGCCTATTCAAGTATTTCACACATGGGAATCGTCCTATTAGGGATTGCTGCCCTCAATTACAGTGGATTACAAGGGGCTGTATTCCAAATGATTTCTCATGGTCTGATTTCTGCCCTGTTGTTCTTTATCATCGGTATCATCTATGAGCGTACAAAAACAACGATGATTCCAGAGCTAGGTGGTCTTGCTAAAAGCATGCCATTCATTTCAGGAATCCTGCTTGCTGCCGCGATGGCTAACCTTGGCTTACCAGGAATGAGTGGATTTGTCAGTGAGTTTTTAGCGTTCTTAGGTCTATTTGAAACGATGCCGATTGTGGCTGCTGTTGGGGTGTTAGGAATTATTTTAACGGCTGTTTACTTACTTCGTGCTGTATTAAACACAACCTTCGGGCCAACGAAGGAAGGACTGGGAGCTTTACCAGATGCGAAGGGCTTTGAAGTCATTCCAATGGTTGTTCTGCTTGGTCTCATTATCTTAATTGGTGTGTACCCAAGCATTTTAAGCGAGACCTTAGATGTTTCCGTACAAACTATATTATCTAGGATAGGAGGGTAA
- the nuoL gene encoding NADH-quinone oxidoreductase subunit L, with protein MIEYAWLIPLLPLLAFILLVAFGRQLKQASAWVGIAFMGGSFVIAVMTLLERIRIDEHIPVVLEWLSLGDRVITMGFEVTPLNALMLVIVTLVSLLVHIYSRGYMEGDERYPVFYSYLSLFTFSMLGLVLSPNLLQVYIFWELVGVCSFLLVGFYYFKPEAKAAAKKAFIVTRIGDVGLFIGIILIFWNVGSFDLNVIFQAVQENQLDGGIVTLIALLIFVGAIGKSGQFPLHTWLPDAMEGPTPVSALIHAATMVAAGVYLVAALFPLFAASEVALNVVAYVGAFTAIFAASIGLVQNDIKRVLAYSTVSQLGFMMLALGAAGYVSGVFHLMTHAFFKALLFLAAGSVIHAVHTQDIREMGGLYKKLKWTAPLFLIGCLAIAGIPPFAGFFSKEEILLSVWADGRYGLFWVAVIAAFFTAFYMFRLFFMVFTGKARSEHVRKAHESSGTMIFPMVVLGVLAIFAGFTHTHWFGTFLGDWLVSGPAPTYGAEAYGPGWIMFVAIGASVLGILLAGAMYWKNSIRPEGLAKAVPALYQTVYRKYYVDEAYHFVFVRGLKGLGSLLALFDKFIIGGLVKLAASVTQGVGSIGAKFQNGQVQTYGIGIFLGFVLLLVVFLIRGGV; from the coding sequence ATGATTGAATATGCTTGGTTAATACCTCTCCTTCCGCTCTTAGCCTTTATTTTACTTGTGGCTTTTGGTCGCCAGCTAAAGCAAGCCTCCGCATGGGTAGGAATAGCTTTTATGGGAGGATCGTTTGTCATAGCGGTTATGACCTTACTGGAGAGGATAAGAATTGACGAACATATCCCTGTGGTGCTAGAGTGGCTTTCACTAGGGGATAGGGTTATCACCATGGGGTTTGAAGTAACTCCATTAAATGCATTAATGCTAGTCATTGTGACTCTTGTTAGTTTACTAGTACATATTTACTCAAGAGGCTACATGGAGGGAGACGAAAGATATCCAGTCTTCTATTCCTATTTATCCTTATTTACATTTTCAATGCTAGGCTTAGTTTTATCGCCTAACCTACTGCAAGTGTACATCTTTTGGGAGCTTGTAGGGGTTTGTTCCTTTTTGCTTGTTGGTTTTTACTATTTCAAACCAGAGGCAAAGGCAGCAGCGAAAAAAGCGTTTATCGTTACACGTATTGGTGACGTAGGATTATTCATCGGTATTATTCTGATCTTCTGGAACGTAGGAAGCTTTGATTTAAATGTGATCTTCCAGGCTGTTCAGGAAAATCAGCTAGATGGCGGTATCGTTACACTGATTGCTTTACTTATCTTTGTCGGAGCTATTGGAAAATCAGGGCAATTTCCATTGCATACCTGGCTTCCTGATGCGATGGAAGGACCTACCCCTGTCAGTGCTTTAATTCACGCGGCAACGATGGTAGCGGCTGGAGTTTACTTGGTAGCGGCTTTGTTTCCATTATTTGCTGCATCTGAGGTTGCACTTAATGTGGTAGCTTACGTAGGTGCGTTTACGGCTATTTTTGCCGCATCTATTGGTCTTGTTCAGAACGACATTAAAAGAGTACTTGCTTACTCAACGGTCAGTCAGCTTGGATTTATGATGCTTGCTTTAGGAGCGGCAGGGTATGTATCCGGTGTGTTTCATTTAATGACTCACGCATTTTTCAAGGCACTGTTATTCCTTGCAGCAGGAAGTGTCATCCATGCGGTTCATACTCAGGATATTCGTGAAATGGGTGGCTTATATAAGAAACTAAAATGGACGGCACCACTCTTTCTAATTGGATGCTTGGCGATTGCCGGTATTCCTCCGTTTGCTGGGTTCTTCTCGAAGGAAGAAATTCTGCTTAGCGTATGGGCAGACGGACGCTATGGACTGTTTTGGGTAGCTGTTATTGCAGCGTTTTTCACAGCGTTTTATATGTTCAGATTATTCTTCATGGTCTTTACGGGCAAAGCTAGAAGTGAGCATGTTCGAAAAGCACATGAGTCTTCAGGTACGATGATTTTCCCTATGGTTGTACTTGGTGTCCTAGCTATTTTTGCTGGATTTACACATACACACTGGTTCGGTACATTCTTAGGGGATTGGTTAGTGAGTGGTCCAGCTCCAACGTATGGCGCAGAGGCTTATGGTCCTGGATGGATTATGTTTGTAGCGATTGGAGCTTCTGTATTAGGGATTCTGTTAGCTGGAGCGATGTATTGGAAGAATTCCATTCGTCCAGAAGGCTTGGCTAAGGCGGTTCCTGCCTTATACCAAACAGTTTATCGTAAATATTACGTGGATGAAGCGTATCACTTTGTCTTCGTTCGTGGATTAAAAGGACTTGGTTCCCTCCTAGCGCTATTCGACAAGTTCATTATTGGCGGATTAGTTAAGCTTGCTGCTTCTGTGACACAAGGTGTTGGAAGTATCGGGGCTAAGTTTCAGAACGGTCAGGTTCAAACGTACGGGATAGGAATCTTTTTAGGATTTGTTCTATTGCTCGTCGTATTCTTAATCAGGGGGGGCGTGTAG
- the nuoK gene encoding NADH-quinone oxidoreductase subunit NuoK, producing the protein MTSVPLATYLIVAAFLFCIGLYGALTKRNSVMVLICIELMLNAVNINLVAFAKLGLHPDITGQVFTIFTISVAAAEVAVGLAILIALYRNRATVNVDEMDLMKR; encoded by the coding sequence GTGACTAGTGTACCTTTAGCAACGTACCTAATCGTAGCTGCGTTCTTGTTTTGTATCGGACTGTATGGAGCGCTGACGAAAAGAAATTCAGTTATGGTTTTAATCTGTATTGAACTTATGCTTAATGCTGTAAATATTAATTTGGTTGCCTTTGCCAAATTAGGGCTACATCCTGATATTACAGGACAGGTCTTCACCATCTTTACTATTTCTGTAGCCGCTGCTGAGGTAGCTGTTGGACTAGCCATTCTAATCGCCTTGTACCGTAACAGAGCTACGGTGAATGTAGATGAGATGGACTTGATGAAGCGATAG
- a CDS encoding NADH-quinone oxidoreductase subunit J: MSGEMIAFLVLAVLTLAGAILMINLTKVVHMVIALALTFLGIAGLFILLEAEFIAFAQVLIYGGAVAIIMLFGIMLTKHDDQDETRRVGHKIFAGLIVVGFFLISLKAIFSINWTPQNQSFVESNTAEIGVQLFAKYVIPFELVSVVLLVALIGAIILAKKDDPVVTKEGEKSD; the protein is encoded by the coding sequence GTGAGTGGTGAAATGATCGCCTTCTTAGTGCTTGCTGTGCTTACGTTAGCTGGAGCCATATTGATGATTAATCTAACGAAGGTTGTCCACATGGTCATCGCTCTTGCGCTAACGTTTCTAGGTATCGCCGGGCTATTCATTCTGCTAGAGGCTGAATTTATCGCTTTTGCTCAGGTCTTGATATACGGTGGAGCCGTTGCGATTATTATGCTATTCGGAATCATGCTAACTAAGCATGATGATCAGGATGAAACACGTAGGGTAGGACATAAGATTTTTGCTGGACTCATTGTTGTAGGCTTCTTTTTAATCTCGCTTAAAGCAATCTTTTCGATTAATTGGACGCCTCAAAATCAGAGCTTCGTTGAATCGAATACGGCTGAAATTGGTGTGCAGCTTTTTGCCAAATATGTTATTCCTTTTGAGCTAGTGTCTGTTGTTCTTTTAGTAGCTTTAATCGGAGCTATTATTCTAGCTAAGAAGGATGACCCAGTCGTAACAAAAGAAGGTGAAAAGAGTGACTAG
- the nuoI gene encoding NADH-quinone oxidoreductase subunit NuoI, with protein MLGIVKGLGFTLKNLAKKKVTYSYPDQPVEMPDRFRGIQHFYPEKCIVCNQCAAICPTDCIQLTGKPHPDPNNKKKIIDTYDINFEICILCDLCTEVCPTEAIVMSNNFELSSYSRDDLFKDLQWLHENTDSTREVNKP; from the coding sequence ATGCTTGGTATAGTGAAGGGTTTAGGTTTTACCCTCAAAAATCTAGCAAAGAAAAAAGTCACTTATTCTTATCCTGATCAGCCGGTAGAAATGCCTGACCGCTTTAGAGGAATTCAGCATTTTTATCCTGAAAAATGTATCGTGTGTAACCAATGTGCGGCCATCTGTCCCACAGATTGTATCCAACTGACAGGTAAACCACATCCGGATCCGAACAACAAAAAGAAAATTATCGATACGTATGACATTAATTTTGAAATCTGTATTCTATGTGACCTATGCACCGAGGTTTGTCCGACAGAAGCGATTGTTATGTCTAACAACTTCGAGCTTTCCTCCTATAGCAGGGATGATCTGTTTAAGGACCTACAGTGGTTGCATGAGAATACGGACAGCACAAGAGAGGTGAATAAGCCGTGA
- the nuoH gene encoding NADH-quinone oxidoreductase subunit NuoH → MMEQLLASPPSWLNFLLMIVFSAVLLVIVLGFVTYAILAERKVIGYMQGRIGPNRTGGKLGLLQTAADVLKLLIKEDTIPHKADRPLFIIAPVIAFVPSFLILAVIPFTDKLYFSDIGVGLLYYIAISGLSTLGIMAGAWASNNKYALIGGMRAVAQMISYEIPLVMSVIGVILISGSLNLNTIVETQANHFWFILLQPIAFLVFVVAAVAELNRTPFDLAEAESELVSGYHVEYSGFRFAIFMLAEYVYMFAMAALITVLFLGGWHPPFPELLPFLTYIPGALWFALKFSFMIFFFIWLRATLPRLRADHLMEMGWKVLLPIALLNIFVTAIIKELFFK, encoded by the coding sequence ATGATGGAGCAGCTCTTAGCTTCACCGCCATCATGGCTCAACTTTCTATTAATGATTGTCTTTTCTGCTGTTTTGCTTGTAATCGTGCTAGGTTTTGTTACGTATGCCATCCTAGCAGAGCGGAAGGTTATTGGATATATGCAGGGACGTATTGGTCCTAACCGTACTGGAGGAAAACTAGGTCTCTTGCAAACGGCAGCGGACGTGCTAAAGCTATTAATAAAAGAGGATACGATTCCACATAAAGCGGATCGTCCATTATTTATCATAGCACCTGTGATTGCCTTTGTACCTTCATTTCTAATACTAGCAGTTATTCCTTTTACAGATAAGCTTTATTTCTCAGATATCGGTGTAGGCTTGCTTTACTACATCGCCATTTCAGGTCTTTCTACACTCGGTATTATGGCCGGAGCATGGGCGTCAAACAATAAGTATGCGTTGATCGGTGGAATGCGTGCGGTGGCTCAAATGATTTCCTATGAGATTCCGCTCGTTATGTCCGTTATCGGTGTCATTTTAATCAGTGGAAGCTTGAATTTAAATACGATTGTGGAGACGCAAGCGAATCATTTCTGGTTTATTTTACTTCAGCCTATTGCCTTCCTAGTCTTCGTGGTTGCGGCAGTAGCGGAATTAAATCGGACACCGTTTGACTTAGCGGAAGCAGAATCAGAGCTTGTTTCTGGATACCATGTTGAGTATAGTGGGTTTCGTTTTGCCATCTTTATGCTAGCCGAATATGTATATATGTTTGCGATGGCCGCTTTGATCACCGTTTTATTCTTAGGTGGCTGGCATCCGCCATTCCCAGAGCTTTTGCCATTCTTAACGTATATTCCAGGAGCACTATGGTTTGCCCTTAAGTTCTCCTTTATGATCTTTTTCTTTATTTGGTTACGTGCCACATTACCACGTTTGCGTGCGGATCATCTGATGGAAATGGGTTGGAAGGTTCTATTGCCAATTGCGCTATTAAATATATTCGTAACGGCAATTATCAAGGAGCTTTTCTTCAAATAG
- a CDS encoding NADH-quinone oxidoreductase subunit D — protein sequence MIRTEEMLINVGPQHPSTHGVFRVVLKIDGEIITEATPVIGYLHRGTEKLAEDLNYTQIIPYTDRMDYVSAMTGNYVVCHAVETMMNLEIPERAEYLRVLAMELGRVASHLVWFGTYLLDLGAMSPFLYAFREREMVINLLNELCGARLTFNYMRVGGVKWDAPEGWVQKVREFIPYMYEQLEGYHQLVSGNEIFLSRVKGVGKYDADTAIKYSLSGTNLRCTGVKWDLRKDEPYSIYNRFDFDVPTSDRGDAYGRYVIRMEEIKQTLRILEQAVEQFPEDGEIMGKVPKIIRPPAGETYVRIESPRGELGCYIHSKGKPQPYRIKFRRPSFYNLQILPELLKGQNVANLVTILGGTDIILGEVDG from the coding sequence ATGATACGTACAGAGGAAATGCTTATCAATGTAGGCCCTCAACACCCTAGTACACACGGGGTATTTCGTGTGGTACTTAAAATTGACGGTGAGATTATAACAGAGGCAACTCCTGTTATCGGATATCTACACCGTGGAACTGAAAAACTAGCTGAGGATTTAAACTATACACAAATCATTCCATATACGGATCGTATGGACTATGTTTCTGCTATGACAGGAAATTATGTTGTTTGTCATGCCGTTGAAACAATGATGAATCTCGAAATTCCAGAGCGTGCGGAATACCTTCGCGTTTTGGCTATGGAATTAGGACGTGTAGCCAGTCACCTGGTCTGGTTCGGGACATATTTGCTAGATTTAGGAGCTATGAGTCCATTCCTATACGCATTTAGAGAAAGAGAAATGGTCATTAACCTGCTCAATGAGCTCTGTGGAGCTAGGCTAACCTTTAACTATATGAGAGTTGGCGGAGTAAAGTGGGACGCGCCTGAAGGATGGGTTCAAAAGGTTAGAGAATTTATTCCATATATGTACGAGCAGCTAGAGGGATATCATCAGCTTGTAAGTGGTAATGAAATTTTCCTAAGTCGTGTAAAAGGCGTAGGTAAATATGATGCGGACACAGCGATAAAATATTCCCTCAGTGGAACAAACCTACGTTGTACAGGTGTGAAGTGGGATTTACGTAAAGATGAGCCCTATAGCATTTACAATCGCTTTGACTTTGATGTACCAACATCAGATCGTGGTGATGCGTATGGACGCTATGTCATCCGAATGGAAGAAATTAAACAAACACTGCGTATCTTAGAGCAGGCTGTTGAGCAATTTCCAGAGGATGGAGAGATCATGGGTAAGGTGCCTAAAATTATTCGTCCACCTGCTGGAGAAACGTACGTGCGTATTGAATCTCCAAGAGGAGAGCTGGGCTGCTACATTCATAGTAAAGGAAAGCCTCAGCCCTACCGCATAAAGTTTAGAAGGCCTTCCTTCTATAATCTACAGATTCTTCCTGAATTGTTGAAGGGGCAAAATGTAGCTAACTTGGTTACGATTTTAGGTGGAACAGATATCATACTTGGGGAGGTGGATGGATGA
- a CDS encoding NADH-quinone oxidoreductase subunit C, with translation MSEENNKDRDQSSEELSPEEAKRRAVEEAKRKFQEAKQKKDAAKQAGAEDQAKEAAAEVTSSEETPAAESGAEKPAEESQEDAAPAAEAKEESLSPEEAKRRAVEEAKRKFQEAKQKKDAAAEAGDGAQAEGPAAEADTEKPAESSGSASADEKAKAAAAAKAKAAAAAKAKARAAKQKAEAEGQGAGATEGGAADGAEGASDDEKAKAIAKAKAAAAAKAKAAAAAKAKAQAAKQKAEAEGQGAGATDGGAADGAEGASDDEKAKAIAKAKAAAAAKAKAAAAAKAKAGAQGESAEGDDDAKAKAIAAAKAKAAAAAAARAKAGKADAQEEAKPKEPSVNQPYLDKYVKVIKEHIGEDVVEEAYINELAKDAPTLVIKREQWHEVAQFLKHNEQLSFDFLSDLHGSDFETHLELYAHFYSYKLKQSITIRVKVEREEATVASVTPIWPGANWPEREMYDLLGFQFTGHPNLTRILLTDDWVGYPLRKDYEQFDEEV, from the coding sequence ATGAGTGAGGAAAACAACAAGGATAGAGATCAGTCCTCTGAGGAGCTTTCACCAGAGGAGGCGAAGCGCCGTGCGGTAGAAGAAGCAAAGCGTAAGTTCCAAGAAGCGAAGCAGAAGAAGGACGCTGCTAAGCAAGCGGGTGCTGAGGATCAAGCAAAAGAAGCAGCAGCTGAAGTGACTTCTTCTGAGGAAACACCTGCTGCCGAAAGCGGAGCAGAGAAGCCTGCGGAAGAATCACAAGAAGATGCTGCACCTGCGGCAGAAGCTAAAGAAGAAAGCTTGTCACCAGAAGAGGCGAAGCGTCGTGCCGTAGAGGAAGCGAAGCGCAAGTTCCAAGAGGCGAAGCAGAAGAAGGACGCTGCGGCTGAGGCTGGTGACGGTGCTCAAGCCGAGGGGCCAGCAGCAGAAGCTGATACAGAAAAGCCAGCTGAGAGCTCAGGCTCTGCGAGCGCGGATGAAAAAGCGAAGGCTGCCGCAGCAGCAAAGGCAAAAGCAGCGGCAGCAGCTAAAGCGAAAGCTCGAGCGGCGAAGCAGAAGGCAGAAGCAGAAGGTCAGGGTGCTGGAGCAACCGAAGGTGGAGCGGCTGACGGAGCTGAAGGAGCAAGCGATGATGAGAAGGCGAAGGCTATAGCGAAAGCGAAGGCCGCCGCAGCAGCGAAGGCAAAAGCAGCGGCAGCAGCTAAAGCGAAAGCTCAAGCGGCGAAGCAGAAGGCAGAAGCAGAAGGTCAGGGTGCTGGAGCAACTGACGGTGGAGCGGCTGACGGAGCTGAAGGAGCAAGCGATGATGAGAAGGCGAAGGCTATAGCGAAAGCAAAGGCCGCAGCAGCAGCAAAGGCAAAAGCAGCGGCAGCAGCCAAAGCGAAAGCCGGGGCACAAGGGGAGTCAGCTGAGGGTGATGATGACGCCAAGGCCAAAGCGATTGCAGCAGCAAAGGCGAAAGCCGCCGCAGCCGCCGCAGCGAGAGCCAAAGCAGGCAAAGCTGATGCTCAGGAAGAGGCGAAGCCTAAAGAGCCATCTGTGAACCAGCCGTATCTTGATAAATATGTGAAAGTGATTAAGGAGCATATTGGCGAAGATGTTGTGGAAGAAGCATACATAAATGAGCTGGCAAAGGACGCTCCAACACTGGTTATTAAGAGGGAGCAGTGGCATGAGGTTGCCCAATTCCTAAAGCATAATGAACAGCTCAGCTTTGACTTTTTATCTGATTTACATGGATCAGATTTTGAGACCCATTTAGAGCTGTATGCACACTTCTATTCCTATAAGTTAAAGCAGTCGATTACTATTCGAGTAAAGGTGGAGCGTGAGGAAGCTACGGTTGCTTCTGTGACACCAATTTGGCCTGGGGCTAACTGGCCTGAGCGGGAAATGTATGACTTACTCGGATTCCAGTTTACAGGTCACCCTAATTTGACTCGTATCCTATTAACAGATGATTGGGTAGGCTATCCGCTAAGAAAAGATTACGAACAATTTGATGAGGAGGTGTAG
- a CDS encoding NuoB/complex I 20 kDa subunit family protein: MELKLDNITPEEHEELQRTVFMSTIDQVKAWARSNSLWPMTFGLACCAIEMMGTGAAHYDLDRYGVIFRASPRHSDVMIVAGTVTKKMAPLLRRLYDQMPEPKYVIAMGVCATAGGPYIKSYAVVKGVDQIVPVDVYIPGCPPNPAALIYGINKLQEKIRYEAKTGKRVTSR, from the coding sequence ATGGAATTAAAGCTTGATAATATTACTCCAGAAGAGCATGAAGAGCTACAACGAACCGTTTTTATGTCAACGATTGACCAAGTCAAGGCTTGGGCTAGAAGTAATTCTCTTTGGCCAATGACGTTTGGTCTTGCTTGCTGTGCCATTGAAATGATGGGTACTGGGGCAGCTCACTATGATTTGGATCGCTATGGTGTTATCTTTCGTGCGTCACCTCGTCATTCTGACGTTATGATTGTGGCAGGTACTGTAACAAAGAAAATGGCGCCATTATTAAGAAGATTGTATGATCAAATGCCAGAGCCAAAGTATGTGATTGCCATGGGAGTTTGTGCTACTGCAGGAGGACCCTATATTAAATCGTATGCCGTTGTAAAAGGTGTCGATCAGATTGTTCCTGTTGATGTATACATTCCAGGCTGCCCGCCTAACCCAGCCGCTTTAATTTACGGCATCAATAAGCTTCAAGAGAAGATCAGATATGAAGCGAAGACTGGAAAGCGGGTGACTAGTCGATGA
- a CDS encoding NADH-quinone oxidoreductase subunit A produces the protein MDWLNIYHNNYLAVAAFLIIGIILPIVALTFGRLLRPNNPLPEKQITYESGVDPFGTSWVRYNVRYYVFALLFLIFDVETVFLYPWAVAYDRLGFFALIEMLIFVVLLIVGLIYAWKKKVLKWN, from the coding sequence ATGGATTGGTTAAACATTTATCACAATAATTATTTAGCCGTTGCTGCTTTTTTAATTATTGGGATCATTCTACCTATCGTAGCGTTGACGTTCGGGCGGCTTTTAAGACCGAACAACCCATTGCCGGAAAAGCAAATTACGTATGAAAGTGGAGTTGATCCATTTGGTACAAGCTGGGTCCGTTATAATGTGCGCTACTATGTTTTTGCCTTGTTATTTCTTATTTTTGATGTAGAAACCGTTTTCTTGTATCCTTGGGCGGTCGCCTATGATCGTTTAGGGTTTTTTGCTTTGATTGAAATGCTTATCTTTGTTGTCCTGCTTATTGTCGGACTAATTTATGCATGGAAAAAGAAGGTGTTAAAATGGAATTAA
- a CDS encoding AraC family transcriptional regulator yields MDIKLETMLKHRLAYVRKVGPYGTTNYEAMVQLKKWAEERGLLTDRAVLYGIPQDNPEITPPKQCRYDACIAIAEDYPLDESILESELAGGSYAVCTVMHTAEDIQRAWAKLLPTIERLGYKIDNTPIIERYTGELLIKNLCEICVPIKPI; encoded by the coding sequence ATGGATATTAAACTTGAAACAATGCTCAAGCACCGTCTTGCCTATGTTAGAAAAGTTGGACCTTATGGAACTACCAATTATGAAGCGATGGTACAGCTTAAAAAATGGGCAGAAGAAAGAGGCTTACTTACAGATAGAGCTGTCCTCTATGGAATTCCACAGGATAATCCTGAAATAACACCTCCTAAACAGTGTAGATATGATGCTTGTATTGCCATTGCAGAGGATTATCCACTGGATGAATCCATTTTGGAAAGTGAGCTAGCTGGTGGAAGCTATGCCGTTTGTACGGTTATGCATACTGCGGAAGATATTCAGAGAGCATGGGCTAAGCTTCTACCTACTATTGAAAGACTTGGTTATAAGATTGACAATACTCCTATTATAGAAAGATACACTGGTGAGCTGTTGATCAAGAATTTGTGCGAAATATGTGTTCCAATTAAGCCGATATAG
- the pxpB gene encoding 5-oxoprolinase subunit PxpB gives MKLEFKALGDQGLQIIFGQEIDEKICMQIQAFASLLAKQMKHKSLPVREYVPAYTTLSVYYDALQITYNEMVQVMKQLVKDLEVLDAHTPHVYDIPTLYGAEFGPDLADVAAHNQLSEEEVIRIHAEKPYLIYMLGFTPGFPYLGGMSERIAAPRLANPRAKIAAGSVGIAGEQTGIYPLETPGGWRIIGRTPVRLYQPELEQPFLLQAGSYIKFVSIDAGKYEELEGIWKKNQEISLVSYPKNHIHAD, from the coding sequence ATGAAGCTAGAATTCAAGGCACTAGGGGATCAAGGACTACAGATTATTTTTGGACAAGAAATAGATGAAAAGATCTGTATGCAGATTCAGGCTTTTGCTTCTCTTTTGGCTAAGCAAATGAAACATAAATCTCTTCCAGTTCGTGAATATGTACCTGCTTATACAACATTAAGTGTTTATTACGATGCCCTACAAATCACGTACAACGAAATGGTTCAGGTAATGAAGCAGTTAGTCAAAGACCTTGAAGTATTAGATGCCCATACACCTCATGTTTATGATATTCCAACCTTATACGGGGCAGAGTTCGGGCCAGATTTAGCCGATGTAGCCGCTCATAATCAGTTATCTGAAGAAGAGGTCATCCGCATTCATGCAGAGAAGCCTTATCTTATCTATATGCTTGGATTTACACCCGGCTTCCCTTATTTAGGTGGTATGTCAGAGCGAATTGCTGCCCCACGATTAGCTAATCCTAGGGCGAAAATAGCTGCCGGATCAGTAGGAATAGCAGGAGAGCAAACAGGTATATATCCTTTAGAAACACCTGGTGGATGGCGTATCATAGGACGGACACCCGTTAGGCTCTATCAACCAGAATTGGAGCAGCCTTTTCTCCTTCAAGCAGGAAGCTATATTAAATTTGTTTCTATTGATGCGGGGAAATATGAGGAGCTAGAAGGAATTTGGAAGAAGAATCAAGAAATTAGCCTGGTAAGCTATCCAAAAAATCATATACACGCTGATTAA